A region from the Vicia villosa cultivar HV-30 ecotype Madison, WI linkage group LG3, Vvil1.0, whole genome shotgun sequence genome encodes:
- the LOC131657852 gene encoding serine carboxypeptidase-like 2: MIRLGSNYSISNTTNAITTATIFLLGLLLLHNSSTQLILATSTSIVKFLPGFQGPLPFLLQTGYIQVNETETDDDTAEVFYYFIESENNAKEDPLLLWLTGGPGCSSLTGLAFTTTILSFNSNNLIAFIYKVLLKISNKEL; encoded by the coding sequence atgaTAAGGCTTGGTTCTAATTACAGTATTAGCAATACCACCAATGCTATTACTACTGCTACTATCTTTCTGCTTGGTCTTCTTCTGTTACACAATTCCTCTACTCAACTTATTCTTGCAACTTCTACTTCCATCGTCAAGTTCCTTCCTGGTTTTCAAGGACCCCTTCCTTTTCTACTACAAACTGGCTACATTCAAGTGAATGAAACTGAAACTGACGATGACACTGCTGAAGTGTTCTACTATTTTATAGAGTCTGAGAATAATGCTAAGGAAGATCCTCTCTTGCTTTGGCTAACCGGCGGTCCTGGTTGCTCCTCCCTCACTGGCCTAGCATTCACTACTACAATTTTGAGTTTTAATAGCAATAATTTAATAGCATTTATTTATAAAGTGctattaaaaatatcaaacaaaGAATTATAA
- the LOC131657853 gene encoding serine carboxypeptidase-like 19, whose translation MQVLNYFAQLLNQNVTTAVPNDARADSSHTADIPNIAGAEPCRTTAEPEGPITFKNEEYDGSLPNLVLRPHSWTKVSSIIFLDLPVGTGFSYPNTENAAQQSTSKLVRNAHQFFRKWLIDHPEFISNQVYIAGDSYSGLPVPIIVQEISNGNECGLQPWINLQGYILGNPVTTPDYKNYRIPFNHGMAIISDELYKSLQKNCGSEYTEIDPQNVLCLKEFQSYKETISGVNKVHILEPKCDDDRHNSRELSRKMLLIKNPSPTLPPLSCRTYGYFLGSYWANNDNVRNALHIRKGSIRKWNRCNHDIPFKHETINSFPYHANLSRKGYRSLIYSGDHDMVVPFMNTQVWITSLNYSIVDDWRQWYSDGQVAGYTRTYTNRMTFATIKGGGHTAPEYKPKECFAMLSRWLSNKEL comes from the exons ATGCAGGTATTAAACTATTTCGCACAGCTGCTGAACCAAAATGTTACGACTGCTGTACCAAATGATGCAAGGGCAGATTCGAGTCATACAGCTGATATACCGAACATTGCAGGTGCTGAACCGTGTCGGACGACTGCTGAACCAGAAG GTCCaataacatttaaaaatgaaGAATACGACGGAAGCTTACCGAATTTGGTATTGAGGCCTCATTCATGGACAAAG GTAAGTAGTATTATATTTTTGGATTTGCCGGTTGGAACTGGATTCTCTTATCCGAATACAGAAAACGCTGCTCAACAAAGCACATCGAAGCTAGTTCGCAATGCTCATCAATTTTTTCGAAAG TGGTTGATTGATCATCCAGAATTTATCTCTAACCAAGTGTACATTGCTGGTGATTCATATTCTGGCCTTCCTGTCCCAATTATTGTTCAAGAAATTTCAAATG GAAATGAATGTGGTCTCCAGCCATGGATAAATCTTCAAGGATACATACTAGGAAATCCCGTAACTACACCGGACTACAAAAATTACCGAATACCATTTAATCATGGCATGGCAATTATTTCTGATGAACTCTACAAG TCACTACAAAAGAACTGTGGAAGCGAGTACACAGAAATAGATCCTCAAAATGTGCTTTGTCTGAAAGAGTTTCAATCCTACAAAGAG ACTATTTCAGGGGTGAATAAAGTTCATATTTTAGAACCAAAGTGTGATGATGATCGGCATAATTCACGTGAACTTTCTAGAAAAATGCTTCTGATTAAAAATCCTTCTCCCACACTGCCACCTTTAAGCTGCCGG ACTTATGGATATTTCCTCGGTAGCTATTGGGCTAACAATGACAATGTTCGCAATGCATTACACATtcgaa AGGGAAGTATAAGGAAATGGAATCGATGTAATCATGATATTCCTTTTAAGCACGAAACCATTAACAGCTTCCCATATCATGCAAATCTTAGCAGAAAAGGCTATCGTTCATTAATATACAg TGGGGATCATGACATGGTCGTTCCATTCATGAATACTCAAGTATGGATAACATCTTTAAACTACTCCATAGTCGATGATTGGAGGCAATGGTATTCAGATGGTCAAGTAGCAGG ATATACAAGAACTTACACAAATCGAATGACATTTGCGACTATAAAG GGGGGAGGACATACAGCTCCGGAGTACAAGCCTAAAGAATGCTTTGCCATGTTGAGTAGGTGGCTATCTAATAAGGAACTCTAA
- the LOC131655362 gene encoding RING-H2 finger protein ATL43-like has protein sequence MVTNNHRHHMASSPSFFKTLTLLLLLSQHFLTVVIAFTQNITDTSPPPSPVPDDAATTNSQPQHNAYTRIKPSVAILVCVFTVLFSLTSVLLLYVKHVNYIASPGEIGSVENGGGSYFNGGRKNSGIDRSVVESLPIFRFGSLTGQKDGLDCAVCLCKFESSQVLRLLPKCKHAFHVECVDTWLDAHSTCPLCRSRIDPEDVLLVVEDKDSSSSSTSATPYQIHNQNQKDEENENENAMEIERGRMSRSEILEIYRKRHSSVGEKEWERERERERKKTASFRWSLDSSRKKSESSIGLGLGCFAGPRKDGMLLTKEESSVERRKRLEHRIIVSPSVRLHQNQRWSDVQPCDMLYLTSEMMIMSGGVKNVNRRNNESSWSGRGVINSRSVSEITGLNRFQSNNTQQHSNSSSNNNC, from the coding sequence ATGGTGACAAACAACCACCGCCACCACATGGCTTCTTCACCTTCATTCTTCAAAACTCTCactctattattattactatcgCAACACTTTTTAACCGTTGTTATTGCTTTCACACAGAACATCACAGATACCAGTCCACCTCCGTCTCCCGTTCCCGACGACGCCGCCACTACCAATTCTCAACCTCAACACAACGCCTACACGCGAATAAAACCAAGCGTGGCGATTCTCGTTTGCGTTTTCACCGTTCTTTTTTCTCTCACCTCTGTTCTGCTCCTCTATGTAAAACACGTCAATTATATTGCCTCCCCTGGCGAGATAGGTAGTGTCGAAAACGGCGGAGGTTCGTATTTTAACGGCGGGAGAAAAAACTCCGGGATAGACCGTTCGGTGGTTGAATCGTTACCGATTTTCAGATTCGGATCACTTACTGGTCAAAAGGATGGTTTAGATTGTGCGGTTTGTCTCTGTAAATTTGAATCCTCGCAAGTTTTACGGTTATTGCCGAAATGTAAACACGCTTTTCATGTGGAGTGTGTTGATACGTGGCTGGATGCACATTCAACTTGTCCTCTTTGCCGTTCTAGAATCGATCCTGAAGATGTTCTTCTCGTAGTGGAAGATAaagattcatcatcatcatcaacatcagcaaCGCCGTACCAGATTCACAACCAGAATCAGAAGGAcgaagaaaatgaaaatgaaaatgctaTGGAAATTGAAAGAGGAAGAATGTCAAGAAGCGAGATTTTGGAGATTTATCGAAAGAGGCATTCGTCGGTAGGGGAAAAGGAATGGGAACGAGAACGAGAACGAGAAAGGAAGAAAACGGCGTCGTTCAGATGGTCTCTGGATAGTTCTAGAAAGAAGAGCGAGAGTAGCATTGGGCTTGGGCTTGGTTGTTTTGCTGGGCCGAGAAAAGACGGGATGTTGTTAACGAAAGAAGAGAGTAGCGTGGAGCGGAGAAAGAGGTTGGAACATAGGATAATTGTGTCACCTTCCGTGAGGCTCCACCAGAATCAACGGTGGAGTGATGTGCAACCGTGTGATATGTTGTATCTAACTTCAGAGATGATGATAATGAGTGGTGGAGTAAAGAATGTGAATAGGAGGAATAATGAGAGTAGTTGGAGTGGCAGGGGAGTAATTAATTCGAGAAGTGTGTCTGAAATCACGGGGCTCAACAGGTTCCAAAGCAACAACACACAACAACACAGCAAtagtagtagtaataataattgtTAG